Proteins from a genomic interval of Psychrobacter fulvigenes:
- a CDS encoding mechanosensitive ion channel family protein yields MSIKHYSIPSIASSVLVPLVKAPLMVAVLLIALILSLVLPNNKAVAAEAGVLGVGGGTEEVVRESIPDSFGRDTPRQTVQGFISALGENDYLLASNYLNLSKSDNPTTEVRQFKQALDAGGRFQADLQINNTPEGNLTDQLPPSQENVGSIKVGEKSVPLILERVVSKNGEQYWQFSSETLSSVPEVIENTEPTLVSRYTIDSLEGKKLLGYQLADLVAAIIMIVGSFILTYIVVWLGYHLLRIAYPRVRGVPLPLPNRVILPLSVVVMALMLSEIMVSAGVSVTLREPINRFTEIASWLAVTWLLLRVIDAIFTRAVNLSYKKNYTERVSILGLLRKIVKALLLIFAVIVIFGNLGFDLTTGIAALGVGGLALALGAQKTIENLVGSVVVVADSPVRIGDYCKFGDQEGTIIDIGIRSSRVRTLNRTVVTVPNGDFSSMQIENFASRDMFHFLHSLYIKRSADINEVFKMVGALDKLLKEHELTNQEWNQANILELRQDCYVIQLRAYVNSVDVIEFYGKQDTLLVDILTKVKRYKVEHALPTQQLIVEQSEFDHHIENSIENDAIDSVDETSEATDYSEAEAVELKKEVDNTEENKQADDKQAVRKINRKKARRYTLAKRKFRYVKKNLKISIWNQP; encoded by the coding sequence TTGTCTATTAAGCACTATTCTATACCTAGTATTGCCTCGTCTGTATTGGTGCCATTAGTAAAAGCACCGCTAATGGTGGCAGTACTTCTAATTGCGCTGATATTAAGCTTGGTATTACCAAATAACAAGGCGGTCGCTGCTGAGGCAGGAGTGCTTGGTGTTGGCGGTGGTACTGAAGAGGTCGTCCGCGAATCGATACCAGACTCATTTGGGCGCGATACACCGCGGCAGACAGTACAAGGGTTCATTAGTGCCTTAGGAGAGAATGACTATCTGCTGGCGAGTAACTATCTAAACTTGTCCAAATCTGACAATCCCACCACAGAAGTGCGTCAGTTCAAGCAGGCGCTTGATGCGGGTGGCCGCTTTCAAGCTGACTTGCAGATTAATAACACGCCTGAGGGTAACTTAACCGATCAGCTGCCACCAAGCCAAGAGAATGTGGGTAGCATTAAGGTCGGTGAAAAAAGCGTGCCGCTGATACTTGAGCGTGTCGTGTCAAAAAATGGCGAGCAGTATTGGCAGTTCTCTTCTGAGACGCTCAGTTCGGTGCCAGAGGTGATCGAAAATACTGAGCCGACTTTGGTATCGCGTTATACCATTGATTCGTTAGAAGGTAAAAAGCTGCTTGGCTATCAGTTGGCAGATTTGGTGGCTGCCATCATCATGATTGTTGGTAGTTTTATACTGACTTATATCGTGGTTTGGTTAGGCTATCACTTGCTAAGAATTGCTTATCCACGAGTGCGCGGCGTACCATTACCCCTGCCAAATAGAGTCATATTGCCTTTATCTGTCGTGGTGATGGCACTGATGCTGTCTGAGATAATGGTCTCTGCTGGCGTGTCAGTAACGCTACGCGAGCCGATTAATCGTTTCACTGAAATTGCTTCTTGGCTGGCGGTAACTTGGCTGCTACTAAGGGTGATTGACGCTATATTCACCCGAGCGGTCAACCTAAGTTATAAGAAGAACTATACTGAACGAGTCTCTATCTTAGGTTTGCTGCGTAAAATCGTCAAAGCGCTATTATTAATATTTGCGGTTATTGTCATCTTCGGTAATTTGGGCTTTGATTTGACGACCGGTATTGCCGCATTAGGGGTGGGTGGTTTGGCCTTAGCCCTTGGTGCGCAAAAGACGATCGAAAACCTCGTTGGTAGTGTCGTGGTGGTTGCAGATTCGCCAGTGCGGATAGGCGACTACTGTAAGTTTGGGGATCAAGAAGGGACGATTATTGATATCGGTATTCGCTCATCACGAGTACGTACCTTGAACCGTACGGTAGTTACTGTGCCCAATGGCGACTTTTCATCGATGCAGATTGAAAACTTTGCCTCGCGTGACATGTTTCACTTTTTGCACAGTTTATACATAAAACGCAGCGCTGATATTAATGAAGTGTTCAAAATGGTGGGCGCTTTAGATAAGCTTTTGAAAGAGCATGAGCTGACCAACCAAGAATGGAATCAGGCCAATATTTTGGAGCTGCGTCAAGACTGCTATGTTATTCAACTAAGAGCTTACGTGAATTCTGTTGATGTTATAGAGTTCTACGGCAAACAAGACACATTATTGGTCGATATATTGACAAAAGTGAAGAGGTATAAAGTTGAACATGCGCTACCAACACAGCAATTAATTGTTGAACAAAGTGAGTTTGACCATCATATAGAAAACAGCATCGAAAATGATGCTATTGATTCTGTCGATGAGACATCAGAGGCTACTGATTATAGCGAAGCAGAGGCTGTTGAGTTGAAAAAGGAAGTTGATAACACTGAGGAAAACAAACAAGCTGATGATAAGCAAGCAGTGCGAAAGATTAACAGGAAGAAAGCTCGCCGCTATACGTTAGCAAAAAGGAAGTTTAGGTATGTCAAAAAGAACCTTAAAATCTCTATCTGGAACCAACCTTAA
- a CDS encoding DNA-3-methyladenine glycosylase family protein, producing the protein MSRQTIETAKELKEHIIELIALEPRFAAIYEQVGVPNLRHNAGGFQQLMRAMVGQQLSVAAAASIWQRLIDAGLTAPQAIREATDDTLRAQGLSKQKIRYTRSLVEHDIDFAALEAMTNQDVAKTLTAVTGIGNWTAEMYLLFSLKRADILAVDDLAIKVAAMHLLGLTERPTPKQLKNLTQDWSPHLSAASLLLWEHYGFLRNKTAVPL; encoded by the coding sequence ATGAGCCGACAGACCATCGAAACTGCAAAAGAGCTAAAAGAGCATATCATCGAACTCATTGCACTCGAGCCAAGATTTGCTGCTATCTATGAGCAAGTTGGCGTACCCAACTTGAGACATAATGCAGGTGGCTTTCAGCAGCTCATGAGAGCGATGGTTGGCCAGCAACTGTCTGTGGCAGCGGCGGCAAGTATCTGGCAACGACTCATAGATGCTGGGTTGACTGCTCCGCAAGCCATTCGTGAAGCAACCGATGACACCTTGCGAGCACAAGGATTGTCTAAGCAAAAAATCCGCTATACTCGATCTTTAGTAGAGCATGATATAGATTTTGCAGCACTGGAAGCGATGACCAATCAAGACGTAGCCAAGACCCTTACGGCTGTGACTGGCATTGGGAACTGGACAGCTGAGATGTATTTGTTATTCTCCCTAAAGCGCGCGGACATACTCGCTGTCGATGACTTGGCAATCAAAGTCGCTGCCATGCATTTATTAGGCCTGACAGAGCGCCCAACGCCGAAACAGCTAAAGAATTTAACCCAAGACTGGTCGCCACACCTTAGTGCCGCAAGCTTACTGCTATGGGAGCACTACGGTTTTTTACGTAATAAAACCGCAGTGCCTTTGTAG
- a CDS encoding Smr/MutS family protein has protein sequence MSNSLFSKEMQDQLKELKGQLSKGRDTTSPDGEDQKPTEPVSLPTQKQVKKTVKQLGSEHVDDDKVLFMQAMHGVNPLEDKNVRSPAGATKANKLDAATLSKRAAAQGSDDADLGAGLSDMQALLNPVAGEAYLSYKHPTLQNKIFDQLKKGQLRWYDAVDIHGCTIEEARVAMTQLLNQAKQNNETMVKIVHGKGSEAILKTCVNGWLRQIPEVMAFCSAPPKDGGNGAILVLLKKPKADSK, from the coding sequence ATGTCAAACTCTCTATTTTCTAAAGAAATGCAAGACCAGCTCAAAGAGCTCAAAGGCCAACTGAGCAAAGGCCGCGATACTACATCACCTGACGGCGAAGACCAAAAGCCCACTGAGCCTGTTTCATTACCAACCCAAAAGCAGGTTAAAAAAACCGTCAAACAGCTGGGCAGTGAGCATGTCGATGACGACAAAGTCTTGTTTATGCAAGCCATGCATGGCGTCAACCCATTAGAAGACAAAAACGTGCGCTCACCTGCTGGTGCGACAAAAGCGAACAAGCTTGATGCAGCAACCCTATCAAAACGTGCCGCCGCCCAAGGCAGTGATGATGCAGACTTAGGTGCGGGTTTATCGGACATGCAGGCTCTACTCAACCCTGTGGCTGGTGAAGCGTATTTGTCTTACAAACACCCTACCCTGCAAAACAAGATCTTTGATCAGCTCAAAAAAGGCCAGTTACGTTGGTATGACGCGGTCGATATTCATGGCTGTACCATCGAAGAAGCACGCGTGGCCATGACCCAACTACTGAACCAAGCCAAGCAAAACAATGAAACCATGGTAAAAATTGTCCATGGTAAAGGCAGTGAAGCCATTCTAAAAACGTGCGTCAACGGTTGGCTACGTCAAATACCAGAAGTAATGGCATTTTGCTCTGCACCGCCAAAAGATGGTGGCAATGGCGCGATATTGGTACTACTCAAAAAGCCTAAAGCCGATAGCAAATAA
- the trpD gene encoding anthranilate phosphoribosyltransferase has translation MTTATTPDDIAQLSDDDVHKLLTTALGRIFQHIDLTFDEMYQVMLIIMQGRCSNAMMGAILTGLRMKGESIDEITASASAMRALAANIEPKGCDYLVDIVGTGGDGANLFNVSTASALVAAAAGAQVAKHGNRGVSTNSGSSDLLEQAGISLALTPEQAKDCIENEGIGFLFAPNHHSAMRYANPVRRELKARTIFNILGPLTNPASTPNLVIGVFTAQLCEPIAKVMKNLGARHVMVVGAKDGLDEISLATSTTVAELKDGEISVYELMPEDAGIESQTLIGLDVDSPKQSLELIRAALSGADTYDRAVLKARDMIALNAGAAIYTAGLASNYPNGVSRAQKIIQNGDALAKLESLAKYTQQLAVSA, from the coding sequence ATGACCACTGCAACTACACCGGATGATATTGCTCAACTGTCTGATGACGATGTTCATAAACTACTGACGACTGCACTGGGCAGGATTTTTCAGCATATTGATCTAACCTTTGATGAGATGTATCAAGTCATGCTTATCATCATGCAAGGCAGATGTAGTAATGCCATGATGGGCGCTATCTTGACTGGCCTACGTATGAAAGGCGAATCAATCGATGAGATTACCGCGTCCGCGAGTGCCATGCGTGCTTTGGCGGCTAATATTGAGCCAAAAGGCTGTGATTATCTGGTCGATATCGTTGGTACAGGCGGTGACGGAGCCAATTTATTTAACGTCTCTACCGCTTCAGCCTTAGTGGCAGCAGCAGCTGGTGCGCAAGTTGCTAAGCACGGTAACCGCGGCGTCTCTACCAACTCTGGCAGCTCCGACTTACTTGAGCAAGCGGGTATCAGTCTGGCGCTCACCCCTGAGCAAGCAAAAGACTGCATAGAGAACGAAGGCATTGGCTTTTTGTTTGCGCCCAATCATCACAGTGCGATGCGCTATGCCAATCCAGTACGCCGTGAGCTAAAGGCACGGACGATTTTTAACATTTTAGGGCCATTAACCAACCCTGCTAGCACGCCCAATCTCGTTATCGGCGTATTCACCGCTCAACTGTGCGAGCCTATCGCAAAAGTGATGAAAAACTTAGGCGCACGTCATGTGATGGTCGTCGGCGCAAAAGATGGTTTAGATGAAATTAGCTTAGCAACTTCAACAACTGTTGCTGAATTAAAAGACGGTGAGATATCTGTATATGAGCTGATGCCAGAGGATGCGGGTATCGAATCACAAACCCTTATCGGGCTTGACGTCGACTCTCCTAAGCAAAGTCTCGAGCTGATACGCGCCGCTTTATCAGGTGCAGATACTTATGATCGGGCGGTACTCAAAGCGCGTGATATGATTGCCCTAAATGCTGGAGCAGCTATTTATACGGCAGGACTTGCCAGCAACTATCCTAATGGTGTTAGCCGAGCACAAAAAATCATTCAAAATGGCGATGCGCTAGCCAAACTTGAGTCCTTAGCCAAATATACACAGCAGCTGGCGGTGAGCGCTTAG
- a CDS encoding anthranilate synthase component II: protein MILMIDNYDSFTYNIVQYFGELQQDIIVWRNDQVTIEQIKILAPDIIVIGPGPCDPDRAGISLEVIDTFKGVIPILGICLGHQAIGQAFGGKVVKAGEVMHGRLSAVYHNGQGVFTDLPNPSQATRYHSLVIDKASLPDCFEITAWTQNTDGSIEEIMGIRHNSFAIEGVQFHPESILSEAGYQLLNNFLQTHRLAVLSSEELPQVG from the coding sequence ATGATTCTGATGATCGATAACTACGACAGCTTTACGTACAATATTGTACAGTACTTCGGTGAATTGCAGCAGGATATCATCGTCTGGCGTAACGATCAGGTCACCATCGAACAGATTAAAATTCTAGCGCCTGACATTATCGTCATTGGCCCTGGCCCTTGTGATCCAGATCGTGCAGGTATTTCGCTAGAAGTCATTGATACCTTTAAAGGCGTCATTCCCATTTTAGGAATTTGCCTAGGTCATCAAGCGATTGGGCAAGCATTCGGTGGCAAGGTGGTCAAAGCTGGTGAAGTTATGCATGGACGCTTGTCCGCCGTCTATCACAATGGACAGGGTGTGTTTACAGATCTGCCTAACCCATCGCAAGCCACGCGCTATCATTCACTGGTGATTGACAAAGCCAGTTTGCCAGATTGCTTCGAGATAACTGCTTGGACACAAAACACCGACGGTAGCATTGAAGAAATCATGGGAATACGCCATAACAGCTTTGCCATTGAAGGGGTACAGTTTCACCCTGAGTCCATCTTAAGTGAGGCAGGCTATCAACTGCTTAATAACTTCTTGCAAACTCACAGATTAGCGGTATTAAGCTCAGAGGAATTGCCGCAAGTAGGCTAA
- the glnA gene encoding type I glutamate--ammonia ligase → MSNKLLELIESSNAKWVDFRFTDTRGKEQHISFPAHSVDEEVMEDGKMFDGSSIAGWKGIEASDMILRPDPETAFIDPFFDSVTVVVTCDIIEPTTLQGYDRDPRSIARRAEEYLKSTGIGDTAYFGPEPEFFVFDEVKWSIEMSGVSHKIVAEEAAWSTNNDYEWGNMGHRPRVKGAYFPVPPIDSSQDMRSVMCERLEEIIGEGCVEVHHHEVAPCQSEIGVAFNTLVRKADEVQQLKYVVHNVAHQFGKTATFMPKPVVGDNGSGMHVHMSISKDGVNTFSGDEYAGLSETALYFIGGIIKHARALNAITNPSTNSYKRLVPHYEAPIKLAYSASNRSASIRIPHVSSPKAVRVEARFPDPAANPYLTFAALLMAGLDGIQNKMHPGDAADKNLYDLPPEEEAQIPTVAENLEVALQALRDDHEFLLKGDVFTEEMLEAFIALKEEEVQRVNVTVHPVEFDLYYSC, encoded by the coding sequence ATGTCGAATAAATTATTAGAGCTTATCGAATCATCAAATGCTAAATGGGTTGATTTTCGCTTTACCGATACCCGCGGTAAAGAGCAGCATATCAGCTTCCCAGCGCATAGCGTTGACGAAGAGGTGATGGAAGATGGCAAGATGTTTGATGGCTCATCCATCGCTGGCTGGAAAGGCATTGAAGCCTCAGACATGATTTTGCGCCCTGACCCCGAAACTGCTTTTATCGACCCGTTCTTTGATTCGGTGACTGTGGTAGTGACTTGTGACATTATTGAGCCAACGACCTTGCAAGGCTACGACCGCGACCCGCGTTCTATCGCTCGCCGTGCTGAAGAGTATTTAAAATCAACGGGTATCGGTGATACCGCATACTTCGGTCCTGAGCCTGAGTTTTTTGTATTCGACGAAGTGAAATGGTCGATTGAGATGTCAGGTGTCAGCCACAAGATTGTCGCTGAAGAAGCGGCATGGTCGACCAATAACGACTATGAGTGGGGCAATATGGGGCATCGCCCACGTGTCAAAGGTGCTTATTTCCCAGTACCACCAATCGATAGCTCACAAGACATGCGTTCTGTCATGTGTGAGCGTCTAGAAGAAATCATCGGCGAAGGCTGTGTTGAAGTGCATCACCACGAAGTCGCACCTTGTCAGTCAGAGATTGGTGTCGCGTTCAACACCCTAGTACGTAAAGCGGATGAAGTGCAGCAGTTGAAATATGTGGTACACAACGTGGCGCATCAGTTTGGCAAAACAGCCACCTTTATGCCAAAGCCTGTGGTTGGTGATAATGGTTCAGGTATGCACGTGCATATGTCTATCTCAAAAGATGGCGTAAATACTTTCTCTGGTGATGAATATGCTGGCTTGTCTGAGACAGCGCTATACTTCATCGGCGGTATCATCAAGCATGCCCGTGCGTTAAATGCGATTACTAACCCATCGACCAACAGCTATAAGCGTCTGGTGCCGCATTATGAAGCGCCGATTAAGCTGGCTTACTCAGCCTCTAACCGCTCAGCATCTATTCGTATTCCACACGTTAGCAGCCCAAAAGCGGTACGTGTAGAAGCGCGCTTCCCAGATCCTGCGGCCAACCCTTACCTCACGTTTGCTGCGCTATTGATGGCTGGCCTTGATGGTATTCAAAACAAGATGCACCCTGGCGATGCAGCGGACAAAAACTTGTATGATTTGCCACCAGAAGAAGAAGCACAAATCCCAACGGTTGCAGAGAACTTAGAGGTCGCGCTACAAGCATTACGTGATGATCATGAGTTCTTATTAAAAGGTGATGTGTTCACCGAAGAGATGCTAGAAGCATTCATCGCGCTAAAAGAGGAAGAAGTACAGCGCGTCAATGTCACTGTGCATCCTGTTGAGTTTGACTTGTACTATAGCTGTTAA
- a CDS encoding DUF4124 domain-containing protein: MHPTFQATIKTQPILQFNNHKLTGLLLGLVMGAASLCAPMVNAAPIYKVIDEKTGHVTFTDRPQNYEQEAGKQISQTDVISNANINSSSNNAPAATQTTSSAAVTTQLAANASTKAPVNYQLTMTEPNEERAYRRPAQSIEVNLQLKPALQGGDRVVIYLDGDEVAQGLSASIATVDIMPGAHNIQAIVKDDAGRTLAQAEQTVYVIQNTQTLQNNKKIAQQLLAYERLPWHQKVLLRLRQKENSQQNIQNSQPVTNDAFAKKVGR, encoded by the coding sequence ATGCACCCAACTTTCCAAGCAACAATAAAAACCCAGCCCATACTGCAATTCAACAATCATAAACTCACTGGGCTATTGCTAGGTTTGGTCATGGGTGCAGCAAGCCTTTGTGCGCCTATGGTCAATGCTGCGCCCATTTACAAAGTAATCGATGAAAAAACAGGCCATGTCACCTTTACCGATCGTCCGCAAAACTATGAGCAGGAAGCGGGTAAACAGATCAGTCAAACGGATGTAATTAGTAATGCTAACATTAATAGCAGCTCTAACAATGCACCTGCTGCAACACAAACAACAAGCTCGGCGGCGGTAACAACGCAATTAGCCGCCAATGCATCCACAAAAGCACCAGTGAACTATCAGCTAACAATGACTGAACCTAATGAGGAGCGCGCTTATCGCCGTCCAGCACAAAGCATTGAGGTGAATCTGCAATTAAAACCTGCGCTACAAGGTGGCGATAGGGTGGTTATTTATCTAGATGGTGATGAAGTAGCGCAAGGGCTTAGTGCTTCTATTGCGACGGTAGATATCATGCCAGGTGCGCATAATATACAAGCTATCGTCAAAGATGATGCTGGACGGACACTGGCGCAAGCTGAGCAGACGGTTTATGTTATTCAAAATACGCAAACACTGCAAAATAATAAGAAAATTGCCCAACAGCTTTTGGCTTATGAGCGTCTACCTTGGCATCAAAAAGTGTTGTTGAGGTTGCGTCAAAAAGAGAATAGTCAGCAAAATATACAAAACAGCCAGCCTGTGACTAATGATGCTTTTGCCAAAAAAGTTGGGAGATAG
- a CDS encoding SIMPL domain-containing protein (The SIMPL domain is named for its presence in mouse protein SIMPL (signalling molecule that associates with mouse pelle-like kinase). Bacterial member BP26, from Brucella, was shown to assemble into a channel-like structure, while YggE from E. coli has been associated with resistance to oxidative stress.): protein MKTTLLNKAALATGTAALLTVMMGSAHAEPTGYNQLTFQTEVKEEIQNDEVRASMYKKAQATTSKALATTLNTSINNAMKIAKRYPSVTVSTGQQRTYPRYDKNDKIIGWTGQASIDLKSTDFAATSQLIADLQETLVMENLNFGVSDTKKDAIEQKLMTEASRAFQSQAKNLTRAWDASGYRVVNVNLNTGSNYPRPMYSSMNMRAEAADASVPSQSFESGNSTISVSADGTIELTK, encoded by the coding sequence ATGAAAACCACTCTACTTAATAAAGCAGCACTAGCCACTGGTACCGCTGCATTGCTGACAGTAATGATGGGTAGCGCCCATGCAGAGCCAACGGGCTACAATCAACTTACTTTTCAAACCGAAGTCAAAGAAGAGATTCAAAATGATGAAGTTCGCGCAAGTATGTACAAAAAAGCGCAAGCAACCACGTCTAAAGCACTGGCCACAACGCTCAATACTTCAATCAATAACGCCATGAAAATTGCCAAACGCTACCCTAGCGTAACGGTTAGTACGGGTCAGCAGCGCACCTACCCTCGCTATGACAAAAATGACAAAATCATCGGCTGGACAGGACAGGCAAGTATAGATTTAAAAAGCACAGACTTTGCAGCGACCAGCCAGCTCATTGCCGACTTGCAAGAAACCTTGGTCATGGAAAACCTAAACTTTGGGGTCTCAGATACCAAAAAAGATGCAATAGAACAAAAGCTCATGACCGAAGCTTCTCGCGCCTTTCAAAGTCAAGCCAAAAACCTAACCCGCGCATGGGATGCGAGCGGTTACCGAGTGGTGAATGTCAATCTAAATACGGGTAGCAACTACCCTCGCCCCATGTATAGCAGCATGAATATGAGAGCAGAAGCAGCGGATGCCTCAGTACCTAGCCAAAGCTTTGAATCGGGCAACAGTACCATTTCAGTCTCTGCTGATGGTACGATTGAGCTGACCAAATAA
- a CDS encoding LemA family protein, giving the protein MKTFVWLFIIIAVLAVVFGVSIFNKLVRARNQAKNGFAQIDVQLKRRHDLIPNLVETAKRYLTHEEETLTHVISARNHAQSLQDSSKHQPDSLEHMALFAKAEGMLSKALGQFSAVVEAYPELKADSMIKELMDELTNTENRIGFARQHYNDSVMFYNNDREVFPNNLVSSTFGFRPLSPLVFEDREAIAQAPTVNMG; this is encoded by the coding sequence ATGAAAACGTTCGTTTGGCTGTTTATTATTATTGCGGTGCTAGCTGTTGTTTTTGGCGTGTCGATATTTAACAAGTTGGTGCGGGCGCGTAACCAAGCGAAGAATGGCTTTGCACAGATAGATGTGCAGCTAAAGCGCCGTCATGATTTGATTCCAAACTTGGTAGAGACTGCCAAGCGTTATTTAACCCATGAAGAAGAAACACTGACCCACGTGATTAGTGCGCGGAATCATGCCCAAAGCTTGCAGGATTCTAGTAAGCATCAACCAGACTCGCTTGAGCATATGGCGCTATTTGCCAAAGCAGAGGGTATGCTGTCCAAAGCATTGGGGCAATTCTCAGCGGTCGTAGAAGCCTATCCTGAATTAAAAGCGGATAGCATGATTAAAGAGCTGATGGATGAGTTGACCAATACGGAAAATCGTATAGGTTTTGCCCGTCAGCATTATAATGACAGCGTAATGTTTTATAACAATGACCGCGAAGTGTTTCCAAATAATCTTGTCAGCAGCACCTTTGGCTTTCGCCCACTTAGCCCGTTAGTGTTTGAGGATAGAGAAGCAATTGCTCAAGCGCCTACCGTCAATATGGGCTGA